A single Thermosynechococcus vestitus BP-1 DNA region contains:
- a CDS encoding 2Fe-2S iron-sulfur cluster-binding protein, whose product MTKRDHNKVYNVTLVNEERGLNKTIRVHADEYILDAAEAQGIPLPYSCRAGACVNCAGRIIKGTVDQSDHSFLKPKELDAGFVLLCAAYPTSDCVISTHEEDNLLNLA is encoded by the coding sequence CAAGGTCTATAATGTCACTTTGGTCAATGAAGAAAGAGGCCTAAATAAAACTATTCGTGTTCATGCCGACGAGTACATTCTCGATGCTGCTGAAGCCCAGGGTATTCCTCTGCCCTACTCCTGCCGTGCTGGCGCCTGCGTCAACTGCGCTGGCCGCATCATCAAAGGTACTGTGGACCAGTCAGATCACTCCTTTTTGAAACCTAAGGAGCTGGATGCTGGCTTTGTGCTGCTGTGTGCAGCCTATCCCACATCGGATTGCGTCATCTCAACCCACGAAGAAGACAATTTGCTGAACTTAGCTTAG
- the glmS gene encoding glutamine--fructose-6-phosphate transaminase (isomerizing) yields the protein MCGIVGYIGPQGAAQILLQGLQKLEYRGYDSAGIATLNEGELLCVRAKGKLQNLVEKVEQLDIVAHVGIGHTRWATHGKPEEYNAHPHRDSRDRLAVVQNGIIENYRELRDQLQARGHIFRSETDTEVIPHLIAELLPETPTANGLLEAVRQAVHQLEGAFAIAVICADYPDELIVARQQAPLVIGFGQGEFFCASDTPAIIPYTRAVLPLENGELARLTPTGVEVYDFEGHRLRKTPRTLNWNPVMVEKQGFKHYMLKEIYEQPGVVRACLENYLRADWEVASPFSPVQLNLPPSLLDNLQHIQIVACGTSWHAGLVGKYLLEQVAQIPTSVQYASEFRYAPPPLLPHTLTIGVTQSGETADTLAALEMELKRRQGLDGALQPRLLGITNRPESSLGHLVPHIIDTRAGIEIGVAATKTFVAQLMAFYLLTLELSWQRQSCDRSRLAELVTGLRQLPAQMEQILESQERYIEALSHDFWETQDFIFLGRGINFPIALEGALKLKEISYIHAEGYPAGEMKHGPIALLDAKVPVVTIAMPGSVFEKVLSNAQEARARDARLIGVTPLDEAEAQHTFDNLLPVPEVDELLSPILTVIPLQLLAYHIAARRGLDVDQPRNLAKSVTVE from the coding sequence ATGTGTGGCATTGTTGGTTATATTGGCCCCCAGGGAGCAGCGCAAATCCTACTTCAGGGGCTGCAAAAACTGGAATATCGAGGGTATGATTCCGCTGGCATTGCCACACTCAATGAGGGCGAACTCCTCTGTGTGCGCGCCAAGGGCAAACTCCAGAACTTAGTGGAGAAGGTTGAACAGCTGGACATTGTTGCCCATGTTGGTATTGGCCACACCCGTTGGGCAACCCACGGTAAACCAGAGGAGTACAATGCCCACCCCCATCGCGACAGTCGCGATCGCCTAGCCGTGGTGCAAAATGGCATCATTGAAAACTATCGGGAACTGCGGGACCAACTACAGGCGCGGGGGCACATTTTCCGCTCGGAAACAGATACAGAAGTCATCCCCCACCTGATTGCTGAATTATTGCCTGAGACCCCCACCGCCAATGGCCTCCTAGAAGCGGTGCGCCAAGCCGTGCATCAATTGGAAGGCGCATTTGCGATCGCCGTTATCTGTGCAGACTATCCCGATGAATTGATCGTGGCACGGCAACAGGCCCCCCTGGTGATTGGTTTTGGCCAAGGGGAATTTTTCTGTGCCTCGGATACCCCAGCGATCATTCCCTATACCCGTGCTGTGTTGCCGTTGGAAAATGGTGAACTAGCTCGGCTGACGCCCACAGGGGTTGAGGTCTACGACTTTGAGGGACATCGCCTACGCAAAACCCCCCGTACCCTCAACTGGAACCCTGTTATGGTTGAAAAGCAGGGCTTTAAGCACTACATGCTCAAGGAAATCTATGAGCAACCGGGGGTGGTACGCGCCTGTTTGGAGAACTATTTACGAGCTGATTGGGAGGTGGCCAGTCCCTTTAGTCCTGTGCAATTAAATCTCCCTCCCAGTCTGCTGGATAATCTACAGCACATTCAAATTGTTGCCTGTGGAACCAGTTGGCACGCCGGCCTTGTAGGCAAATATCTGCTTGAGCAGGTGGCTCAGATTCCCACCAGTGTGCAATATGCCTCAGAGTTTCGCTATGCGCCGCCGCCCCTGCTACCCCATACCCTCACCATTGGTGTCACCCAGTCTGGGGAAACAGCAGACACCCTTGCAGCCCTAGAGATGGAGCTCAAACGTCGCCAAGGACTTGATGGTGCTCTCCAACCTCGTTTGCTAGGGATTACCAATCGACCCGAAAGTAGTCTTGGGCATCTGGTGCCCCACATTATTGATACCCGGGCCGGCATTGAAATTGGTGTAGCGGCCACAAAGACATTTGTTGCCCAGTTGATGGCCTTCTATCTGCTGACCCTCGAATTGTCATGGCAGCGGCAGTCTTGCGATCGCTCCCGGTTAGCGGAACTGGTGACTGGGTTGCGGCAATTGCCCGCCCAGATGGAGCAAATTTTAGAGAGCCAAGAGCGCTATATTGAAGCTCTCTCCCATGACTTCTGGGAAACCCAAGACTTTATCTTTTTGGGACGCGGGATCAATTTTCCCATTGCCCTTGAAGGCGCCCTTAAACTCAAAGAAATTAGCTATATCCATGCCGAGGGGTATCCTGCGGGCGAGATGAAACATGGCCCGATCGCTCTCCTGGATGCCAAAGTCCCAGTGGTCACGATCGCCATGCCCGGCAGTGTCTTTGAAAAAGTCCTCTCCAATGCCCAAGAAGCCCGAGCCCGTGATGCCCGCCTCATTGGTGTAACCCCCCTTGACGAGGCCGAAGCCCAGCACACCTTTGACAATCTCTTACCCGTGCCTGAGGTTGATGAGCTTCTCTCCCCGATCTTGACGGTGATCCCTCTGCAACTGTTGGCCTATCACATTGCTGCCCGCCGTGGTCTAGATGTTGATCAACCCCGCAACCTTGCTAAGTCAGTAACTGTTGAGTAA
- a CDS encoding UDP-N-acetylmuramoyl-L-alanyl-D-glutamate--2,6-diaminopimelate ligase, with the protein MNLRELLTAAAITPGFEHPALNQEVKSLRMNSWECEPGSLFIGMPGTRVEGGNFWPSALAAGAIAAVVSPQAKPREGEACVIVVPDIERACGRLAAAFYNYPSQHLSLLGVTGTNGKTTTTHLVEHLLNRVGYPTALLGTLYSRWPGHCEVASHTTPFAVTLQEQLAAAVDAGCRFGVMEVSSHALAQDRVWGCQFEVAAFTNLTQDHLDYHRDLEDYFAAKAKLFTADYLKGRAILNGDDPFGQRLAQQLPRDRYWTYGLSKDADFRAENLNYRSNGVTGAVHTPLGSGTLDSPLVGQFNVANVLAAIAMGAAVGLPLEAMLNALRDFPGVPGRMEQVRLDPEQDITVVVDYAHTPDSLENLLRAARPFIPGKLICVFGCGGDRDRSKRPQMGAIAARLADQVVVTSDNPRTENPQRILDDILAGIPPETAMIVEGDRRQAILQAILTAAPGDGVIIAGKGHEDYQILGTEKVHFDDREEARNALKERLKQPLQRG; encoded by the coding sequence ATGAACCTGCGGGAACTCCTGACAGCGGCAGCAATTACACCGGGTTTTGAGCATCCTGCCCTCAATCAAGAGGTGAAGTCCCTGAGGATGAATTCTTGGGAGTGCGAGCCGGGCTCGTTGTTTATTGGTATGCCCGGCACACGGGTGGAGGGGGGCAATTTTTGGCCGAGTGCCTTGGCGGCAGGGGCGATCGCCGCGGTGGTGTCTCCCCAAGCTAAACCCCGTGAGGGAGAGGCCTGTGTAATTGTGGTGCCCGATATTGAGCGTGCCTGTGGCCGGCTGGCGGCGGCTTTTTATAATTACCCCAGCCAACATCTCAGCCTGCTAGGGGTTACGGGTACGAACGGCAAAACAACCACCACCCATTTGGTGGAACATCTCCTCAACCGTGTGGGCTATCCCACAGCACTCTTGGGGACCCTCTACAGTCGGTGGCCGGGACACTGTGAGGTGGCTAGCCATACGACACCCTTTGCGGTGACCCTTCAGGAGCAATTGGCCGCCGCAGTGGATGCAGGCTGTCGCTTTGGGGTGATGGAGGTCAGTTCCCATGCCTTAGCGCAGGATCGGGTGTGGGGCTGTCAGTTTGAGGTGGCGGCTTTTACCAACTTGACCCAAGATCATCTAGACTATCACCGCGATTTGGAGGACTATTTTGCCGCTAAGGCCAAGCTCTTTACCGCTGACTACCTGAAGGGGCGAGCAATTCTCAATGGGGATGATCCCTTTGGCCAGCGACTGGCTCAACAATTGCCCCGCGATCGCTACTGGACCTATGGCTTAAGCAAGGATGCGGATTTTCGGGCTGAGAATCTCAACTATCGCAGCAATGGCGTCACGGGTGCGGTTCATACCCCCCTCGGTAGCGGTACCCTAGACTCGCCCTTGGTGGGACAGTTTAATGTGGCCAATGTGCTGGCAGCGATCGCTATGGGGGCAGCGGTGGGGCTACCCCTTGAGGCCATGCTCAACGCCCTGCGTGATTTTCCGGGGGTGCCGGGGCGCATGGAACAGGTGCGCCTTGACCCAGAACAGGACATTACCGTTGTTGTGGACTATGCCCACACTCCCGATAGCCTTGAGAATCTGCTGAGGGCGGCGCGTCCCTTTATTCCTGGCAAACTGATCTGTGTCTTTGGCTGTGGGGGCGATCGCGATCGCAGCAAACGTCCCCAAATGGGAGCCATTGCCGCCCGCTTGGCGGATCAGGTAGTGGTCACCTCGGACAATCCCCGCACGGAGAATCCACAGCGCATTCTCGATGACATCCTTGCCGGTATCCCACCGGAAACAGCAATGATCGTTGAGGGCGATCGCCGCCAAGCCATTCTCCAAGCCATTCTGACCGCAGCCCCCGGCGATGGTGTGATTATTGCCGGTAAGGGCCATGAGGACTACCAAATTCTCGGTACCGAAAAAGTGCACTTTGACGATCGCGAGGAAGCCCGAAACGCCCTCAAGGAGCGACTCAAACAACCACTGCAGCGGGGCTAA
- a CDS encoding helicase C-terminal domain-containing protein — protein MSQSEQIVIEAEVHRQLRAFLRSSGDRRWPHHLTLARLVARALRLRRGCLLQVSQRAVLQHRYGLSYLLPLLLYPEPALLVVPQERLTRLLHQEIPELLSFLAVTKPIQHSHCPQPVFEGVLVMNLEDWCRQATPYPNVVTIIDGIEALPAIAQQQMTCTITTSDWEHLKLAIPSAIGAIRQVYAQLVQHLFQRPQNPYGDYLLTPTEQQPLLELLHQWPQSLPPQWSQLRHYLNRDDTVIWGRRHPTAGYFTLHSHPLNLRPYFQDLWCQAPFVLIGSGPDTDPPLAYVQQELGIPAQTTIKFASDRHSEAITLAIAEDLPLPNTPEFAPAVLRRLYDLLGTIGHQRAVILVSDVPLREQLATQLAALYGSRVQVETTTLETNTILVTGETFWLRHGAQLPCPALLVLTTLPFPSPEKAVVSARIEWHKRQKQDWFRQYLLPECLTVLDRALAPVRQDDTLVAILDRRLTERSYGREILQSLSPYNRVRDRAQSPR, from the coding sequence TTGTCCCAAAGCGAGCAGATTGTGATTGAGGCAGAGGTTCACCGCCAATTACGGGCATTTTTACGCAGCAGTGGCGATCGCCGGTGGCCTCACCATCTCACCTTGGCGCGGTTAGTGGCCCGTGCCCTGCGGCTGCGGCGGGGGTGTTTACTTCAGGTGAGCCAGCGGGCGGTGTTGCAACATCGCTACGGCTTGAGTTATCTGCTGCCGCTGCTGTTGTATCCTGAGCCTGCCCTGCTAGTCGTTCCCCAGGAGCGACTGACACGACTACTGCACCAAGAAATTCCTGAACTGCTCAGCTTCCTTGCCGTCACCAAACCAATTCAGCATAGCCACTGCCCGCAGCCAGTGTTTGAGGGGGTACTTGTGATGAACCTCGAAGACTGGTGTCGCCAAGCCACCCCCTACCCCAACGTGGTCACGATCATTGATGGCATTGAAGCCTTGCCCGCAATTGCCCAGCAGCAGATGACCTGCACAATTACCACCAGCGATTGGGAGCACTTGAAATTAGCAATTCCCAGTGCCATTGGTGCCATTCGCCAAGTTTATGCCCAATTGGTGCAACACCTCTTTCAGCGGCCTCAGAATCCCTATGGTGACTATCTGCTCACCCCCACAGAACAGCAACCCCTCCTGGAGCTGCTCCATCAATGGCCGCAGTCGCTGCCTCCCCAATGGTCGCAATTGCGGCACTACCTCAACCGCGATGACACAGTCATCTGGGGACGCCGCCATCCCACGGCAGGCTACTTTACCCTCCATAGCCACCCCCTGAATTTGCGTCCCTATTTTCAGGACCTTTGGTGCCAAGCCCCCTTTGTCCTCATTGGCAGCGGACCCGATACAGACCCCCCTCTGGCCTATGTGCAGCAGGAACTAGGGATTCCGGCCCAAACGACGATTAAATTTGCCAGCGATCGCCACAGTGAAGCCATTACCCTTGCGATCGCCGAAGACTTACCCCTACCGAATACCCCCGAATTTGCCCCGGCGGTTCTGCGGCGTCTCTACGATCTCCTTGGCACGATTGGCCATCAACGGGCGGTAATCCTTGTCAGCGATGTGCCCCTGCGGGAACAGTTGGCCACCCAATTGGCGGCCCTCTACGGTTCACGGGTACAGGTGGAGACGACAACCCTTGAGACAAACACGATTTTAGTAACGGGGGAAACCTTTTGGCTGCGTCATGGGGCGCAGTTACCCTGCCCGGCTCTATTGGTTTTGACGACGTTGCCCTTCCCTTCCCCGGAAAAAGCAGTGGTGAGTGCCCGTATTGAATGGCATAAGCGACAAAAACAGGACTGGTTTCGTCAGTATCTCTTGCCCGAGTGCTTGACGGTCCTAGATCGTGCCCTTGCCCCTGTGCGTCAGGATGATACCTTGGTGGCCATTTTGGATCGGCGGCTTACGGAGCGCAGCTATGGCCGCGAAATTCTCCAGAGTCTCAGTCCCTACAACCGCGTTCGGGATCGCGCCCAATCCCCGCGTTGA
- the larE gene encoding ATP-dependent sacrificial sulfur transferase LarE, translating to MGVEKLAALRNLIAELDRALIAYSGGIDSTLVAKVAQDVLGDRAVAVTAVSPSLFPADLEDARIQAAAIGIRHELIETHELENPNYATNPVNRCYFCKSELHDRLRELAQAWGYDYVLDGVNADDLQDYRPGIAAAKERGVRSPLAEVGISKLEVRAIAKSLGLPWWNKPAQPCLSSRFPYGEEITLAKLQRVGHAEYYLRKQGWELCRVRSHGDTARIEVPQEQIADFVTMTDLEKLVNHFQSLGFTYVTLDLEGFRSGKLNAGIGRDPERGCRD from the coding sequence ATGGGCGTGGAGAAACTAGCGGCCTTACGCAATCTCATTGCTGAACTGGATCGAGCCTTGATTGCCTACTCTGGTGGTATTGATAGTACCCTTGTGGCCAAAGTTGCTCAGGATGTCTTGGGCGATCGCGCTGTGGCGGTCACGGCGGTGTCCCCTTCCCTATTTCCAGCGGATCTAGAGGATGCGCGCATTCAAGCGGCGGCCATTGGCATTCGCCATGAACTGATTGAAACCCATGAACTGGAGAACCCCAACTACGCCACCAACCCCGTGAATCGCTGCTACTTTTGCAAAAGTGAACTCCACGATCGCCTGCGGGAACTGGCGCAGGCTTGGGGCTATGACTATGTTCTTGATGGCGTCAATGCCGATGATCTCCAAGACTATCGTCCGGGCATTGCGGCGGCCAAAGAACGCGGGGTGCGATCGCCCCTAGCCGAAGTCGGCATTAGCAAGCTAGAAGTGCGAGCAATTGCCAAATCCCTAGGGCTGCCCTGGTGGAATAAACCCGCCCAACCCTGTCTCAGTTCGCGCTTTCCCTACGGAGAAGAAATTACCCTTGCCAAGCTGCAACGGGTGGGCCATGCCGAATACTACCTGCGCAAGCAGGGCTGGGAACTCTGTCGTGTCCGCAGCCATGGCGATACTGCTCGCATTGAGGTGCCCCAAGAGCAGATTGCCGACTTTGTCACGATGACGGATCTTGAGAAACTGGTGAATCACTTTCAGTCCCTTGGCTTTACCTATGTCACCTTGGATCTGGAGGGCTTTCGCAGTGGCAAACTCAACGCGGGGATTGGGCGCGATCCCGAACGCGGTTGTAGGGACTGA
- the psb30 gene encoding photosystem II reaction center protein Ycf12/Psb30, whose protein sequence is MGIFNGIIEFLSNINFEVIAQLTMIAMIGIAGPMIIFLLAVRRGNL, encoded by the coding sequence ATGGGAATTTTCAATGGCATTATTGAGTTTCTTAGCAATATCAACTTTGAAGTCATTGCCCAACTGACCATGATTGCCATGATTGGCATTGCAGGGCCGATGATTATTTTCCTGTTGGCAGTGCGTCGCGGCAATTTGTAG
- the recJ gene encoding single-stranded-DNA-specific exonuclease RecJ translates to MGVLPQQRWLLPPIDPECHDALRRALGCHPSLAEIYLRRGLTTPTAVRAFLEPETLELPPPNAVFPDLDLAVELLQRAIARGDKMTICGDYDADGMTSTALLLRALRHLGADIDYEIPSRMHEGYGINERIVQECYDRGVKLILTVDNGIAALHPILKARELGLTVIVTDHHDVPPQLPPAHAILNPKLVPPTSPYHTLAGVGMAYILAVSLAQRLGNWRPLVRPLRELCTLGTIADLAPLTGVNRRWVKQGLQTLPTSSLVGVQALMQVAGCLPEQDASLKPTAVGFRLGPRINAIGRIGDPQVVIELLTTDDPDRAQELAALCEATNRRRQDLCAAIEAEAIAHLEETDFDPQQEWVLVIVQPNWHHGVIGIVASRLVERYGVPVFIGTYENETIIRGSIRSIPEFHVFEALEATKDLLLKYGGHKAAGGFSLRAEHLAAWRDRLRAFAQTCLKPEDLRPLVTLDAEISFEQLTWDFYTQVEQLQPFGSENPQPMFCSRGVKILEQTPMGQQGEHLKLTLEQNGQQMTAKAWRWGPFLPLPTRVDIAYHLTAHTWHGETQLELELKGVKPSLAWYVPAPPSHPIPSWQPLPPLTTLLPQLRDPVLLYGYGRPEVPPNLTTAAIHYDRPRHRCPTLILWSLPPSSTHLRWLLAIAQPKTVYVGYQRPAIAPLTTLILSIQNELKAKEETQVNLLALSQAYWIAPCTLVAILRHLGYSCEEFAPTLSITEELARLQRWYQLQAKDLARLAQLWGTA, encoded by the coding sequence ATGGGTGTTCTTCCCCAGCAACGTTGGCTCTTGCCACCGATTGATCCTGAGTGTCATGACGCCTTAAGGCGGGCGCTGGGTTGCCACCCATCGCTAGCGGAAATTTATTTGCGGCGAGGTCTCACGACCCCTACAGCGGTACGGGCGTTTCTCGAACCGGAAACCCTAGAGCTACCGCCTCCCAACGCCGTCTTTCCTGACCTTGATTTAGCAGTGGAATTGCTGCAACGGGCGATCGCCCGCGGTGACAAGATGACCATTTGTGGCGATTACGATGCCGATGGCATGACGAGTACCGCCCTTCTGTTGCGTGCCCTGCGCCATCTGGGAGCAGACATTGACTATGAAATTCCCTCGCGCATGCACGAAGGCTATGGCATCAATGAGCGGATTGTCCAGGAGTGCTACGACCGGGGCGTCAAACTGATTCTCACCGTGGACAACGGCATTGCTGCCCTCCACCCTATTCTCAAGGCGCGGGAACTGGGACTGACGGTCATTGTGACGGATCACCACGATGTACCGCCGCAACTGCCCCCTGCCCATGCCATTCTCAATCCAAAACTCGTCCCCCCGACCTCTCCTTACCATACCCTGGCGGGGGTGGGGATGGCCTATATCCTTGCTGTGTCCCTGGCGCAGCGATTGGGAAACTGGCGGCCACTGGTGCGGCCTTTGCGGGAGCTGTGTACCCTTGGCACCATTGCCGATCTGGCTCCCTTGACGGGGGTGAATCGCCGCTGGGTCAAGCAGGGATTGCAAACCCTTCCCACCTCTTCTCTGGTGGGTGTCCAGGCACTGATGCAAGTGGCAGGCTGTTTACCTGAGCAGGACGCCTCCCTAAAACCCACGGCCGTTGGATTTCGTCTCGGACCGCGGATCAATGCCATTGGCCGGATTGGTGACCCGCAAGTGGTCATTGAATTGTTGACAACGGACGATCCAGACCGTGCTCAGGAGTTGGCAGCCCTCTGTGAAGCAACCAACCGTCGCCGTCAGGATCTCTGTGCTGCGATTGAAGCGGAGGCGATCGCCCACTTGGAAGAGACGGATTTTGATCCCCAACAGGAGTGGGTTTTGGTGATCGTCCAGCCCAATTGGCACCATGGGGTCATTGGCATTGTCGCCTCCCGTCTTGTGGAGCGCTACGGCGTCCCTGTGTTTATTGGCACCTATGAAAATGAGACGATAATTCGTGGCTCAATTCGCAGTATTCCAGAATTCCATGTTTTTGAGGCTCTTGAGGCAACCAAGGACTTGCTCTTGAAATATGGCGGTCATAAAGCGGCCGGGGGGTTTAGCCTACGGGCAGAGCATTTAGCGGCTTGGCGCGATCGCCTGCGGGCCTTTGCCCAAACCTGTCTCAAACCCGAGGATCTGCGTCCTCTGGTCACCCTTGATGCCGAAATCTCCTTTGAGCAACTGACCTGGGACTTTTACACTCAAGTGGAGCAATTGCAACCCTTTGGCAGTGAGAATCCCCAGCCTATGTTCTGTAGTCGCGGGGTCAAGATCCTCGAACAAACGCCCATGGGTCAGCAGGGGGAGCACCTGAAACTCACCCTAGAGCAGAATGGGCAGCAGATGACCGCTAAGGCTTGGCGCTGGGGACCATTTTTGCCGTTGCCAACCCGAGTAGATATTGCCTATCACCTCACAGCCCACACTTGGCATGGCGAAACCCAGCTGGAACTCGAACTTAAGGGAGTCAAACCCTCACTGGCGTGGTACGTTCCTGCTCCACCGAGTCACCCAATCCCCAGTTGGCAACCCCTACCGCCTTTGACAACCCTCCTGCCACAGTTGCGCGACCCTGTCTTGCTCTATGGCTATGGCCGCCCTGAGGTACCGCCCAACCTCACCACCGCAGCCATTCACTACGATCGCCCTCGCCATCGCTGTCCCACTCTCATCCTGTGGTCACTGCCACCCTCTTCTACCCATTTGCGTTGGCTATTGGCCATTGCCCAGCCAAAAACCGTCTATGTGGGATACCAACGACCGGCGATCGCCCCTCTGACCACCCTCATCCTCTCCATTCAGAATGAGCTCAAAGCCAAAGAAGAGACTCAAGTGAATCTTTTGGCCTTGAGTCAAGCCTATTGGATTGCCCCCTGTACACTGGTGGCGATCCTGCGCCATCTGGGCTATAGCTGTGAAGAATTTGCCCCCACCCTGAGCATTACCGAAGAACTGGCACGACTGCAACGCTGGTATCAACTGCAAGCCAAGGATTTGGCACGGTTAGCACAACTGTGGGGGACTGCCTAA
- a CDS encoding IS5-like element ISTel4 family transposase (programmed frameshift), translating to MRTPDYRRHDISDRVWERLEPHLPGRRGSWGGVAKDNRQFINAVFWILRTGAPWRDLPPEYGDWKNVHRRFCRWRDKGVWEKVLEQLIDEPDYEWLIIDATHVKVHPHATGAKGGNQDMGRTKGGFNTKIHLAVDAHGMPLRMVITAGTTADCRQAATLIEGIDAKYLLADKGYDSDALIAQAKEHGMQPVIPSRRHRRQRRECDKQLYRLRHLVENAFLHLKRWRGIATRYAKNTASFLAAVHIRCIAIWASIS from the exons ATGAGGACACCTGACTACCGTCGCCACGATATTTCCGACCGGGTTTGGGAGCGGTTGGAACCGCATCTACCTGGACGCCGAGGGAGCTGGGGGGGTGTGGCGAAAGACAACCGGCAGTTCATCAATGCGGTGTTCTGGATACTGCGCACCGGCGCCCCTTGGCGGGATTTACCCCCGGAGTACGGAGATTGGAAGAACGTGCATCGAAGGTTCTGCCGCTGGCGAGACAAAGGCGTGTGGGAAAAGGTCCTTGAGCAGTTGATCGACGAGCCCGATTACGAATGGTTGATCATCGATGCTACTCATGTCAAAGTCCACCCTCATGCCACAGGGGCCAAAGGCGGCAACCAAGACATGGGCCGTACAAAAGGGGGCT TCAATACCAAGATACATCTGGCCGTGGATGCGCATGGTATGCCGCTGCGAATGGTTATCACAGCAGGTACCACTGCGGATTGTCGCCAAGCTGCAACCTTGATCGAAGGAATCGATGCAAAGTACCTGTTGGCGGACAAAGGCTACGACAGTGATGCCCTCATCGCCCAAGCCAAAGAGCATGGGATGCAGCCTGTCATCCCTTCGCGCAGACATCGCAGACAGCGACGTGAATGCGACAAGCAGTTGTATCGGCTTCGTCATCTGGTTGAGAATGCTTTTTTGCATCTCAAGCGTTGGCGAGGTATTGCCACGCGATACGCCAAAAATACGGCTTCTTTCCTTGCTGCTGTGCACATCCGTTGTATCGCCATTTGGGCATCAATCTCGTGA